In Lagenorhynchus albirostris chromosome 14, mLagAlb1.1, whole genome shotgun sequence, one DNA window encodes the following:
- the P2RX4 gene encoding P2X purinoceptor 4 isoform X2, which produces MDSVVSSVTAKAKGVTTTNTSKLGFRIWDVADYVIPAQEENSLFIMTNMIFTMNQTQGLCPEIPDETTVCESDANCTAGSASTHSNGVATGRCVPFNETVNTCEVAAWCPVEDNAQVPTPAFLKAAENFTLLIKNNIWYPKFNFSKRNILPNITTTYLKTCIYDAKTDPFCPIFRLGKIVENAGHSFQDMAVEGGIMGIQIKWDCNLDRAASLCLPRYSFRRLDTRDVDHNVSPGYNFRFAKYYNDLTGTERRTLIKAYGIRFDIIVFGKAGKFNIIPTMINIGSGLALLGVATVLCDVIVLYCMKKRYYYREKKYKYVEDYERGLGSETDQ; this is translated from the exons ATGGACTCTGTGGTCAGCTCTGTTACTGCCAAAGCCAAGGGTGTAACCACGACCAATACTTCTAAACTTGGATTCCGGATCTGGGATGTGGCCGATTATGTGATTCCAGCTCAG GAGGAAAACTCCCTCTTCATCATGACCAACATGATCTTCACCATGAACCAGACCCAGGGCCTCTGTCCTGAG attCCAGATGAGACCACCGTGTGTGAATCCGATGCCAACTGTACTGCTGGCTCTGCAAGCACCCACAGCAATG GAGTTGCGACAGGAAGGTGCGTGCCGTTCAATGAGACCGTGAACACATGCGAGGTGGCAGCCTGGTGCCCGGTGGAGGATAACGCACAAGTGCCAAC GCCTGCTTTTTTAAAGGCTGCAGAAAACTTCACTCTTTTGATTAAGAACAACATCTGGTATCCCAAATTTAATTTCAGCAA GAGGAATATCCTTCCCAACATCACCACTACCTACCTCAAGACGTGCATTTATGACGCTAAAACAGATCCCTTCTGCCCCATATTCCGACTTGGCAAAATAGTGGAGAACGCAGGGCACAGCTTCCAGGACATGGCTGTCGAG GGAGGCATCATGGGCATCCAGATCAAATGGGACTGCAACCTGGACAGAGCCGCCTCCCTCTGCTTGCCCAGGTATTCCTTCCGCCGCCTGGACACCCGGGACGTGGACCACAACGTGTCCCCAGGCTACAATTTCAG GTTTGCCAAGTACTACAACGACCTGACCGGCACCGAGCGCCGCACGCTCATCAAAGCCTATGGCATCCGATTCGACATCATCGTGTTTGGAAAG GCTGGGAAATTTAACATCATCCCCACCATGATCAACATTGGCTCTGGCTTGGCGCTCTTAGGGGTG GCAACAGTGCTGTGTGATGTCATTGTCCTCTACTGCATGAAGAAAAGATACTACTATCgggagaagaaatataaatatgtggAAGACTATGAGCGG GGTCTTGGCAGTGAGACGGACCAGTGA
- the P2RX4 gene encoding P2X purinoceptor 4 isoform X1, translating into MAGCCAVLAAFLFEYDTPRIVLIRSRKVGLMNRAVQLLILAYVIGWVFVWEKGYQEMDSVVSSVTAKAKGVTTTNTSKLGFRIWDVADYVIPAQEENSLFIMTNMIFTMNQTQGLCPEIPDETTVCESDANCTAGSASTHSNGVATGRCVPFNETVNTCEVAAWCPVEDNAQVPTPAFLKAAENFTLLIKNNIWYPKFNFSKRNILPNITTTYLKTCIYDAKTDPFCPIFRLGKIVENAGHSFQDMAVEGGIMGIQIKWDCNLDRAASLCLPRYSFRRLDTRDVDHNVSPGYNFRFAKYYNDLTGTERRTLIKAYGIRFDIIVFGKAGKFNIIPTMINIGSGLALLGVATVLCDVIVLYCMKKRYYYREKKYKYVEDYERGLGSETDQ; encoded by the exons ATGGCGGGCTGCTGCGCGGTGCTGGCGGCCTTCCTGTTCGAGTACGACACGCCGCGCATCGTGCTCATCCGCAGCCGTAAAGTGGGGCTCATGAACAGGGCGGTGCAGCTGCTCATCCTGGCCTACGTCATCGG CTGGGTGTTTGTGTGGGAAAAGGGCTACCAGGAAATGGACTCTGTGGTCAGCTCTGTTACTGCCAAAGCCAAGGGTGTAACCACGACCAATACTTCTAAACTTGGATTCCGGATCTGGGATGTGGCCGATTATGTGATTCCAGCTCAG GAGGAAAACTCCCTCTTCATCATGACCAACATGATCTTCACCATGAACCAGACCCAGGGCCTCTGTCCTGAG attCCAGATGAGACCACCGTGTGTGAATCCGATGCCAACTGTACTGCTGGCTCTGCAAGCACCCACAGCAATG GAGTTGCGACAGGAAGGTGCGTGCCGTTCAATGAGACCGTGAACACATGCGAGGTGGCAGCCTGGTGCCCGGTGGAGGATAACGCACAAGTGCCAAC GCCTGCTTTTTTAAAGGCTGCAGAAAACTTCACTCTTTTGATTAAGAACAACATCTGGTATCCCAAATTTAATTTCAGCAA GAGGAATATCCTTCCCAACATCACCACTACCTACCTCAAGACGTGCATTTATGACGCTAAAACAGATCCCTTCTGCCCCATATTCCGACTTGGCAAAATAGTGGAGAACGCAGGGCACAGCTTCCAGGACATGGCTGTCGAG GGAGGCATCATGGGCATCCAGATCAAATGGGACTGCAACCTGGACAGAGCCGCCTCCCTCTGCTTGCCCAGGTATTCCTTCCGCCGCCTGGACACCCGGGACGTGGACCACAACGTGTCCCCAGGCTACAATTTCAG GTTTGCCAAGTACTACAACGACCTGACCGGCACCGAGCGCCGCACGCTCATCAAAGCCTATGGCATCCGATTCGACATCATCGTGTTTGGAAAG GCTGGGAAATTTAACATCATCCCCACCATGATCAACATTGGCTCTGGCTTGGCGCTCTTAGGGGTG GCAACAGTGCTGTGTGATGTCATTGTCCTCTACTGCATGAAGAAAAGATACTACTATCgggagaagaaatataaatatgtggAAGACTATGAGCGG GGTCTTGGCAGTGAGACGGACCAGTGA